The Candidatus Manganitrophus noduliformans genome includes a window with the following:
- a CDS encoding MTH1187 family thiamine-binding protein — MASRKEKDETILLEFSMSPLTQGESVSEYVSRSLEIIDKSGLEYRLNPMGTVIEGPWEEVLGVVKACWERMKEDCDRVSTVIKIDYRKGKTGRLTSKVASVEKTLGRKLKT, encoded by the coding sequence GTGGCAAGCCGGAAAGAGAAAGATGAAACCATTTTGCTCGAATTCTCCATGTCTCCGCTTACCCAAGGGGAGAGCGTCAGCGAGTATGTCTCCCGATCGCTGGAAATTATCGACAAAAGCGGCCTGGAGTATCGTCTCAACCCGATGGGGACGGTGATCGAAGGCCCTTGGGAAGAGGTGCTTGGGGTCGTGAAGGCCTGCTGGGAGCGGATGAAGGAAGATTGCGACCGGGTCTCGACGGTGATCAAGATCGATTATCGCAAGGGGAAAACAGGGCGGCTGACGAGCAAAGTGGCCAGCGTGGAGAAGACGCTCGGGCGAAAGCTGAAAACTTAA
- a CDS encoding YciI family protein → MKFVMIGLDGPDGAELRKHLRPSHLERLEKLTAEKKLILAGPFGDKSGSLIVFEAGSLEEAVAWGEADPYVSGGVFSRYEIKPFTQVFPKE, encoded by the coding sequence ATGAAATTTGTGATGATCGGGCTGGACGGCCCGGATGGCGCTGAGTTAAGAAAACATCTTCGCCCATCCCATTTGGAGCGTCTGGAGAAGTTGACGGCTGAAAAGAAATTAATCTTGGCAGGCCCCTTCGGGGACAAGAGTGGAAGTCTCATCGTCTTTGAGGCGGGCTCTTTAGAAGAGGCGGTCGCTTGGGGCGAGGCGGACCCGTATGTTTCAGGCGGGGTCTTTTCCCGATACGAGATTAAACCGTTTACACAGGTCTTTCCAAAAGAGTAA
- a CDS encoding aminomethyltransferase family protein: MPTPLLRAQHQQRGARFVPYGEWELPSDYGDALSEYQAVRRKVGVADLSHQFPFLITGKDRIPFLQNIISNDLTPLQQGKGLYATLLTAKGRVLSDFHLYLLPEALLIDVEWTNAKKTLDQLMRFKFRSQIKIESPAWGRLLVSGPEARPLLEALLGPLPIHEEKSFFQSERDGAALLCVKQSTTGGEDYHLYVPAEGLEKLWEGLFSAGGAFGLQPFGQTALEILRIEAGKPRYGIDIDEHIIPIEAGLEKEAISYTKGCYPGQEVMARIQTYGHVNKQLMGLTIEGSDLPKREDKIFQGEKELGWITSATWSPSAGKIVAMGYVRPQIAIPGTEVEVEIAQTRKTAQVSALPFYRLVP; the protein is encoded by the coding sequence ATGCCGACGCCGCTTTTACGCGCCCAACACCAACAGCGGGGCGCCCGTTTCGTGCCTTACGGCGAATGGGAGCTTCCGTCCGATTACGGAGATGCTCTCTCGGAATATCAAGCCGTCCGACGAAAGGTCGGCGTGGCCGATCTTTCGCATCAGTTCCCCTTCCTCATCACCGGGAAAGACCGCATTCCTTTTCTGCAAAATATCATCAGCAATGATCTCACTCCGTTGCAACAGGGAAAAGGACTCTATGCCACCCTCCTGACGGCCAAAGGAAGGGTCCTCTCCGACTTCCATCTCTACCTGCTTCCCGAGGCCTTGCTGATCGATGTGGAGTGGACGAATGCGAAGAAAACGCTCGATCAGCTGATGCGGTTTAAATTCCGATCCCAGATCAAGATCGAATCTCCGGCTTGGGGGCGACTCCTCGTATCCGGCCCCGAGGCCCGGCCGCTTCTCGAAGCCCTCCTCGGTCCGCTTCCGATCCATGAAGAGAAGTCGTTCTTTCAAAGCGAGCGCGACGGAGCGGCCCTCCTTTGCGTCAAACAATCGACGACGGGAGGAGAAGACTATCATCTCTATGTCCCGGCGGAGGGGCTGGAGAAATTATGGGAGGGCCTTTTTTCGGCGGGCGGCGCGTTCGGCCTCCAACCCTTCGGCCAAACCGCTCTCGAGATCTTGCGGATCGAGGCGGGAAAACCCCGGTATGGGATCGATATCGACGAGCATATTATCCCCATTGAAGCGGGTCTTGAGAAGGAAGCGATCAGCTATACCAAGGGGTGCTATCCCGGCCAAGAGGTCATGGCCCGCATCCAGACCTATGGCCATGTGAACAAACAGCTCATGGGATTGACGATCGAAGGGTCGGATCTTCCCAAAAGAGAGGACAAAATCTTCCAGGGGGAGAAGGAGCTCGGCTGGATTACCAGCGCAACCTGGTCTCCCTCTGCGGGAAAGATCGTTGCGATGGGCTACGTGCGGCCGCAGATCGCGATTCCCGGCACGGAGGTCGAGGTGGAGATCGCTCAGACCAGAAAAACCGCGCAGGTCTCGGCCCTTCCGTTCTACCGTCTTGTACCCTGA
- a CDS encoding response regulator, with protein sequence MSDKMRESAIKKSHLALIRSEIRLLIVDDEALTRKGLISLFHLQKGMKVVGEAQHGIEAAERAKELKPDVVLMDSQMPVCDGLKGIGLIREAHPAANIIILALSDEESNIFAAMRAGAKGFIYKNIDPEKLYKCVSLVHRGELVLPRQMASKLFTSPYITSSAPSTNHGPLTPREREILSCLGEGASNKEIGATLGISEHTVKIHLRHILKKLHLNNRVQAAIFALKERTLPPEAPAQAESKREGTSPTV encoded by the coding sequence GTGTCCGACAAAATGAGAGAATCTGCGATCAAAAAATCCCATCTGGCCCTCATTCGAAGCGAGATCCGCCTTCTCATCGTCGATGATGAGGCCCTGACGAGAAAGGGGCTGATCTCCCTCTTCCATCTGCAGAAGGGGATGAAAGTGGTCGGCGAGGCGCAGCACGGCATCGAGGCGGCGGAGCGGGCCAAGGAGCTCAAGCCCGATGTGGTTCTGATGGATTCGCAAATGCCGGTTTGTGACGGCCTGAAGGGAATCGGCCTGATCCGGGAGGCGCATCCCGCCGCCAATATCATCATTCTCGCTCTTTCGGATGAAGAGTCGAACATTTTCGCCGCCATGCGGGCGGGGGCCAAGGGCTTCATCTACAAGAACATCGACCCTGAGAAGCTCTATAAATGCGTCTCCCTGGTCCATCGCGGGGAGTTGGTTTTGCCCCGGCAGATGGCCTCGAAACTCTTTACCTCCCCCTACATCACCTCCTCGGCGCCCTCCACGAACCATGGTCCCCTGACCCCGAGAGAGCGGGAGATTCTCAGTTGTCTCGGCGAAGGGGCCAGCAACAAAGAGATCGGAGCGACCTTGGGGATCTCGGAGCACACCGTTAAAATCCACCTGCGCCACATTCTTAAAAAACTACATTTGAATAATCGCGTCCAAGCCGCTATTTTCGCCCTGAAGGAACGGACCTTGCCGCCGGAAGCGCCGGCACAAGCGGAGTCAAAAAGGGAAGGAACCAGTCCAACGGTTTAA
- a CDS encoding GGDEF domain-containing protein — MDNVSNAPESEPWQALLQVANRLFQARRFNEVLYQVVREIASRIDVVRCSIIFVDERKETAYVVATHETPESKRIPLDLKKYPEIVHAVHARGPIFIPDVLRHALLAPFEEVLRGVSLGSILIHPLIQEERVLGNLILRISSHRTLAPEELQFSAWVAQLAPAAIRNAHHYESLLQEKNDLERLAMIDFLTDTYNHRYFSARLEEEFNRAIRYNLSLSCILLDIDDFKWINDTYGHRRGDTILREAASVIKGTIRKTDFLARYGGEEFVIILPQTDLAGAYQEGERIRQAVRSHSYGEANQTKRITLSLGVASFPGRTIVTIDDLIRAADSALYQAKRQGKDRTEAFVAPL, encoded by the coding sequence ATGGACAACGTCAGCAACGCCCCGGAGAGCGAACCATGGCAAGCATTGCTCCAAGTTGCCAATCGCCTCTTTCAGGCGCGACGATTCAATGAAGTCCTCTACCAGGTCGTCCGCGAAATTGCGAGCCGGATCGACGTGGTCCGCTGCTCGATCATCTTCGTCGATGAACGAAAAGAGACCGCCTACGTCGTCGCGACACACGAGACGCCGGAATCGAAACGGATCCCCCTCGATCTGAAAAAGTATCCTGAGATTGTGCACGCGGTCCATGCGCGGGGGCCGATCTTTATCCCCGATGTGTTGCGTCACGCGCTGTTGGCTCCGTTCGAGGAGGTATTGCGGGGAGTCTCCCTCGGTTCGATTCTGATTCACCCCCTGATCCAGGAAGAGAGAGTCCTCGGGAATCTGATCTTGAGGATCTCTAGCCACCGCACCTTAGCACCGGAGGAGCTTCAGTTTTCGGCTTGGGTCGCTCAGCTGGCGCCGGCCGCCATACGAAACGCCCACCACTACGAAAGCCTTCTCCAGGAAAAGAACGACCTGGAACGGCTGGCGATGATCGATTTTCTGACCGACACCTACAATCACCGCTACTTCAGCGCCCGGCTGGAGGAAGAGTTCAACCGGGCGATTCGCTACAATCTCTCCCTCTCCTGTATCTTGCTCGATATCGACGATTTCAAATGGATCAACGACACCTACGGCCACCGGCGGGGGGATACGATTTTGCGGGAGGCGGCGTCGGTGATCAAAGGGACGATCCGAAAGACCGATTTCCTGGCGCGTTACGGGGGAGAGGAATTTGTCATCATTCTTCCTCAGACCGATTTGGCCGGCGCCTATCAGGAAGGAGAGCGGATCCGTCAAGCGGTCCGGAGCCACTCTTACGGCGAGGCAAATCAAACGAAAAGGATTACTCTCAGTCTCGGTGTCGCATCCTTCCCCGGCCGGACCATCGTGACAATCGATGATCTGATCCGGGCCGCCGATTCGGCCCTCTACCAGGCGAAGCGCCAGGGAAAAGACCGAACCGAGGCGTTTGTCGCCCCCTTATAA
- a CDS encoding phosphotransferase produces the protein MLKEIEKVIVENGPRWEIPFFPPRALYFTKTAGSKKNPTAQPVVFLLFDQNGSTPRWVVKVSRDHQTIPMLTQEYENLLYFYHRLTPTFRSTIPKPLLSREDPGRFLFVETGLKGKGLPSVVKPDEGVAHQKETNKMLESVLAWLLQFQKETQEGTVEVTESWIEEEVRGPIEQYRSLYPVDAPEAHFLNEHLEGWEEWKRTALPITGHHGDFWLGNMLTDGASLSMCDWSFSQKKGSPFDDLFFFLSSLPVGKEEGDPLLSFENLFFKEHWFRRRIQDLMARFFFQWELSPRLFSQLFPLFLIKMSIRESGQYHLHALRNPLWRERLRFLIRNRSGLMEV, from the coding sequence ATGCTTAAAGAAATCGAAAAAGTCATCGTTGAGAACGGACCTCGCTGGGAGATTCCTTTTTTCCCCCCCCGCGCCCTCTACTTTACCAAGACGGCCGGATCGAAGAAAAACCCCACCGCGCAACCGGTGGTCTTCTTGCTCTTCGATCAGAACGGCTCCACGCCGAGATGGGTGGTCAAGGTTTCCCGGGATCACCAGACCATCCCGATGCTGACGCAGGAGTATGAAAACCTTCTCTACTTCTACCATCGGCTCACGCCGACGTTTCGATCGACCATTCCCAAGCCGCTCTTGAGCCGGGAAGATCCGGGGCGGTTTCTCTTCGTCGAGACGGGACTCAAGGGGAAGGGCCTTCCCTCCGTGGTGAAACCTGATGAAGGGGTTGCGCATCAAAAGGAGACCAACAAGATGCTCGAGAGCGTTCTCGCCTGGCTTCTGCAATTTCAGAAGGAGACGCAGGAGGGGACGGTGGAGGTCACCGAGAGCTGGATTGAAGAAGAGGTGAGGGGGCCGATCGAGCAGTATCGATCGCTCTACCCGGTCGATGCTCCGGAAGCGCATTTCTTGAACGAACATTTAGAAGGCTGGGAGGAATGGAAGCGAACGGCGCTTCCGATCACCGGCCACCATGGTGATTTTTGGCTTGGGAACATGTTGACCGACGGCGCTTCCCTCTCGATGTGCGATTGGAGCTTCTCCCAAAAAAAGGGATCGCCGTTTGATGATCTTTTCTTCTTTCTCTCGTCCCTCCCGGTCGGAAAAGAGGAGGGGGACCCCCTCCTTTCCTTTGAGAACCTTTTTTTCAAGGAGCATTGGTTCCGCCGACGGATTCAAGACCTCATGGCCCGTTTCTTTTTTCAATGGGAGTTGAGCCCGCGGCTTTTCTCTCAGCTCTTTCCGCTCTTCTTGATCAAGATGTCGATTCGGGAGTCGGGCCAATATCATCTTCATGCGCTTCGAAATCCCCTTTGGCGGGAGCGGTTGCGCTTCTTGATTCGAAACCGATCGGGTCTCATGGAAGTTTAA
- a CDS encoding methyltransferase domain-containing protein, producing the protein MFQSALKKDLPLPATQRSRKGSTLACPHCFHPLPHDGALSCKECRFTWKEVDGIPCFAASDYYWGEIPEKEMIQINDLARKAGWKKALDQKVAKAYPSIYDYMTDEARADFRFILPLLPHSKVLDVGAGFGTISFGLQPHCGSITAVELIAERAKFIETRRAQEGLDNMEVAIASGLKLPFAPGTFDFIIVNGYLEWVGLADYNENPRVLQKRFLEQLHRLLKPGGAVYIGIENRFGFDNFLGEKDHSGLKYTSLMPRWMADLCCRFYIKQPYRVSRAYSSYRTYTYGKGGYRKLLEESGFIDNQFFMPVPGYNRPVELVSLDHPAPLRFYLNHAISPSSRLGKIKKKLALMGTSLGVTSFFSPHFSIIAWKEGPYA; encoded by the coding sequence ATGTTTCAAAGCGCATTGAAGAAAGATCTGCCGCTGCCGGCAACCCAACGGAGCCGGAAAGGGTCGACACTGGCCTGCCCTCATTGTTTCCATCCCCTTCCGCACGACGGCGCCCTCTCCTGCAAAGAGTGCCGATTTACCTGGAAGGAGGTCGATGGGATCCCCTGTTTCGCGGCCAGCGATTATTATTGGGGAGAGATCCCGGAAAAAGAGATGATTCAAATCAACGATCTGGCCCGGAAAGCGGGATGGAAGAAGGCGCTCGATCAAAAGGTCGCCAAGGCTTATCCGAGCATTTATGATTACATGACCGATGAGGCGCGGGCCGACTTCCGGTTTATTCTTCCCCTCCTTCCCCATTCGAAGGTGCTCGATGTCGGGGCCGGCTTCGGAACGATCTCCTTCGGCTTGCAGCCGCACTGCGGCTCGATCACGGCGGTCGAGCTGATTGCAGAGCGGGCCAAATTCATCGAAACCCGCCGGGCGCAAGAGGGGCTCGACAACATGGAGGTGGCGATCGCCAGCGGGCTGAAGCTCCCCTTCGCGCCGGGAACATTCGATTTCATCATCGTGAACGGCTATCTGGAATGGGTCGGATTGGCCGATTACAACGAAAATCCGCGGGTCCTCCAGAAACGCTTCCTAGAGCAGCTCCATCGACTGCTCAAGCCGGGGGGAGCGGTCTACATCGGCATTGAAAACCGCTTCGGGTTTGACAATTTTTTAGGTGAAAAAGATCACAGCGGATTGAAGTACACCAGCCTGATGCCCCGTTGGATGGCCGATCTCTGCTGCCGGTTTTATATCAAGCAGCCCTACCGGGTGAGCCGCGCTTACAGCAGCTATCGGACCTACACCTACGGGAAGGGGGGCTATCGAAAACTGCTGGAAGAGTCGGGGTTCATCGACAACCAGTTCTTCATGCCGGTCCCGGGGTACAACCGGCCGGTGGAGCTCGTGTCGCTCGATCATCCCGCGCCGCTGCGGTTTTATCTGAACCATGCGATTTCCCCCAGCTCCCGCTTGGGGAAAATCAAGAAGAAGCTCGCTCTCATGGGGACATCGCTCGGCGTCACCTCTTTCTTCTCCCCTCATTTCAGCATCATTGCTTGGAAGGAAGGACCCTATGCTTAA